Part of the Thermococcus barossii genome is shown below.
GAGTTTCTGCTCAAGCCTGACTTCATCGAGCTGGTTGAGAAGGCAAAGGGAATAGAGAGCCTCAACGAGTACGAGCGCGGCGTCGTTCGCGTCCTCGACCGCTCGATAAGGATAAACAAATCCTTCCCGCCCGAGTTCCTCAGGGAGATGAGTGAGGTAACGAGTCAGGCCACCAAGGCCTGGGAAGAAGCAAAGAAGAGCGACGACTACTCCAAGTTCGAGCCCTGGCTGGACAGGATTATAGACCTCGCCAAGAGGGCCGCCGAGTACCTCGGCTACGAGGACGAGCCCTACGATGCCCTGCTCGACCTCTTCGAGGAGGGCACAACCACCAGGGACGTCGAGAGGATGTTCGACAAGCTGGAGAGGGAGCTCAAGCCGCTCCTTGAGAAGATCATGGAAGAGGGTAAAGTTCCTCAGAGCCACCCGCTCGAAAAGGAAAGCTATGACAGAGCCCAGATGGAGCGCGTGAACCGCTGGATACTTGAGAAGTTCGGCTTCCCGCTCGGAGTCCGCTCTCGCCTGGACGTTTCGGCTCATCCATTCACAACCGAGTTCGGCATAAGGGACGTGAGGATAACCACCAGGTATGAGGGCTACGACTTCAGAATGACCGTCCTCAGCACCGTCCACGAGTTCGGTCATGCCCTCTACGAGCTCCAGCAGGACGAGAGGTTCATGTTCAGCCCGATAGTCGGTGGCGTTTCCCTTGGAATCCACGAGAGCCAGAGCCGCTTCTGGGAGAACATCATCGGCCGCTCCAGGGAGTTCGCCGAGCTAAT
Proteins encoded:
- a CDS encoding carboxypeptidase M32, with translation MESVFQNETVREILTRYRRIWAIGHAQSVLGWDMEVNMPKEGILERSVAQGELSVLSQEFLLKPDFIELVEKAKGIESLNEYERGVVRVLDRSIRINKSFPPEFLREMSEVTSQATKAWEEAKKSDDYSKFEPWLDRIIDLAKRAAEYLGYEDEPYDALLDLFEEGTTTRDVERMFDKLERELKPLLEKIMEEGKVPQSHPLEKESYDRAQMERVNRWILEKFGFPLGVRSRLDVSAHPFTTEFGIRDVRITTRYEGYDFRMTVLSTVHEFGHALYELQQDERFMFSPIVGGVSLGIHESQSRFWENIIGRSREFAELIYPTLRENLPFMANYTPEDVYLYFNIVRPDFIRTEADVVTYNFHILLRFKLERMMLNEGVKAKDLPELWNDEMENLLGIRPKTYREGILQDIHWAHGTVGYFPTYSIGTLLSAQIYYHMKRDLDVEGLVGEGNFGPIKEWLRERIHRWGSIYPPKELLRKAIGEELDPEYFIRWVRERYL